The Parambassis ranga chromosome 13, fParRan2.1, whole genome shotgun sequence genome contains the following window.
GACCCTCCGTCACAGAGTTGCTGTCATGGACCAGGACATACTGACATCACTCACATCATGCTCAGGTGACCTACGAGCAATGATAAGCCCTCCTCAGTCACTGTGGGGGTTTTCCATCAGACCGCCCCCCCTCAGAGCAGAAGGCAGCAGCCTCTCCTGCACCTGCTCACCACCAGGTGGCGATTAGCTCCCAGCTTCATGTGCAGGTCAATGAACAGATCTGATGCACATTTCATGCCCTCCTGTCAGAGGCCTCAGCTGATCTCCAGTCTGCTCTGGGTCATGTGCTCATGTTACAGTGATGGattgtgtcacttcctgttgctATCTGTTGGAGGCAGAACGCCACCTCCTGACAAATGAAGTGTTTAACCACAGTGTCCACCAGGggctgtttgtttctgctgtgaagatGGAGGTCTGAGGATGGACTCACTGCTGGAGCCTGCCTCTAGAGGCTGcgggaggaactgcagtttttaacacttctgGACTTCATTTGTCGGTACTTGACCAGCTGAGCCGTAGCTAGCTGTCGTCCGGCAGCGCCATGCATGTCAGGgaggctgatgatgatgataacttTATTTACACTGTTTAAAAACAAGATTTCAATTCctttacagaaacacagacaagcAAACGCAACAAAAACACGTGGAGTCATTTAGCTGAAGGACTCATGTCTGACAGGTGAGCATTTAAACATACGGCTGCATCATCAGCATAGCAGAGAAACATTAGCAGCCTGAAACACACCGGTTCATCATCACGACTCTAACACGTTATTATTTACCTGGTGCTGTGTAATGTGTGATGTTTgttgtccctctctctccttcatcctgtctaccttcttcttctcctttaccCTGCAGACCACCATCAGCACTGCCCCCTGAGCTCTGTCccgttcaaggtttcttccggTCTGACACTGTCTGTTCTTAAAGTGCTTGCTCAGAGACGTCTGAGCTTTAAAGCTGCACATTGCTCAGGAATCAGACACTTTGTGGGCAAAGCGGCAGCCCATCAGTGTCTTCAGGATGTGCTGCCGGATTTTGGTGGTTCTGACGCCATAGATAATAGGGTTGAAGCAGCTCGGGAACAGTGGGTACATGGTGCTGAAGAAGACCCGGCTGCTGGCAGGGAGGCTGTTTCTGATCCGGTAAGACAGGAAAGAAATGAGAGCCACACTCAGGGTGACCATGATGACCACAATGTGGGTGCCACAGGTGTGAAATGCCTTCATGCCCGATGTCCCTGAACGCAGCACGGAGATGAATATGATGATGTAGGAAGCTGTGATGAGGAAGAAGTCCAGCACAAGGATCAGAAAGATGGTCAGCAGCCCCACCAGGCTGTTCACAGCAGTGCTGCCACAGGCCAGCTCCACCAGCGCCATGTGCTCACAGAAACAGTGATGAATCACGTTCTGACTGCAGAACCACAGCCGTCCTGCCAGAACCACCACGACTGACAccagcagcacgtttctaacaaCAAGGGGGACCACAAACTTCAGGAACCTCGGCAGAGCCATGCGTTCATGGTAGTAGAGGGGCGTGCAGATGGCAAAGTATCGGTCCAGGGccatccacagcagcagagtggaCTGGAAGGTTCCCACAAAGTGAATGAAGAACATCTGAAgcaggcagccaatcagagtaaTCCCCTTCCAGTCAAACAGGAAGCTCAGCAGCATGTGGGGCACGAAGAAGAGCGGGAGGCTCAGGTCAACACACGCCATGCCGGCGATCAGGACGCACATGGGAGAGTGGAGGCTCCTCTGAGAAACCACCACATACAGCAGCAGGGAGTTAGCCGACAAAGACACCACCAACATGATGGAGAACGGGACGAAGAGGACGGGCCTCAGAGCTCCGAGCTCACTGAATCCATCCAGGACAAAGAGTCTGTGTGAAGAAGAGACGTTCTCCATCCTCCTACTGTCAGCCTGAAGGTCTTCATCCAGACatctgaaaacagaaaaataacttTCAGATGTTCCAATAAAACAGTTGATTCACAGGTCACAGGTCACACGACGAGTTCAGTCCTTTCACCAACACAGAGCGTCCATAAATAGTCTTCATGATCACTCTTTTATTGAAGCTGctgaaaacatgaataaaaaactgCTGCTTAACACAACTTAATCCAAAGACTCTGACCTCTGTAGATGAAACTAAAGTCACTGTGGATGAATTCAAATGTCAGCctcactaaaaaaaagaaaatgtactgTGAACACTCgaggcatcacacacacattcgaTCATGAGCAGGCTGTTTCATTCCTGATGCAGCTCGACCCCTCAGAGAAAACAACTAATCTGTCACAGACAAAACCACTGAACATAACATCTAAATATTATATAAGCTGTTTCTGAACAACCAGCATTCAAACTGGGGACACACGTTTTAGTGCTTTTATATGGATCATTTACAGGTTTGTTTCTGACCACTGCTCTTTGTCTCGCTCCAGTCTGAAGGACAGAGACCAGGACCCTGTCCGGAGGACCCTCACCTGTCAGAGTGATGCAGCTCCGTGACCGTCTCagctgcagagcacagagcaggtctgcagctgtttgtcctGGGCCCGTCTGTCCCTGCTGAACCTCTGAAGCAGCACTTTCATAGCCTCCGTCTGCTGACACTGCTGTTAGCTGCAGGACCAACTGAATCTGTGGACAGAAACAAGCAGTGTGATCAGGTCGGGGTCAGACACACTCTCACCGTGCATGAGACCATCAGAGGTCTGAACGGGACGTGCTCCACTAGCTGCTTTATCCTGCGCAGGGCCGCAGggtgagctgtgattggctgagagcaAAGCTAACACACCTATGCCCATTCAGAGCCACCACGTaacccagcatgcactgctTTAGTATGTGAGAAGGCCGAGCTCACACAGCCAACAGGTTCAAAGTCAGAAGCTGCCACTGTGCACCACGTGCTGCCACACTGAGGTCATTGTGTGCAGGTGGGCCAGAACCGTGAAGCTGCCCAGAGGCTCAGTCCTCCAGGTCAGTcctcttcacagcagcagcgTCCCCTCACGCCACTGTCTCCAAATGTCTCCCACTCATGTGAAGCCCCTGAGTTCATGTCAATGTGCCATCACAATGAAACTCTATGGACCTctcacacagatgtgttcatGGTTGATATATTCTTGGTGTCAGGATCATATTCATGTTTTCCCTCTGTGTCACATTCAGGCCTCCGTAGAGACGATCCAACACGTCCTCACAAACCAACTCATCCAGAATCAGCACAGAAGGAAGGGCTGACAGGGAGGACGACACCTCGTCTGACattatctgacacacacacatctgtggaaggtcaaaggtcacgctGGCTTTGAGCGGTCCGAAGGGTGCCTCAGGTCAGATCACCCAGATAACACAAAACGCTGCACTGAGTGAAACACAGCGAGGCGCGTTCAAGGCCAACAGAGCCAGAGAGTTCAGCACCAGGAACAGTTCTCTGATTCTGCAGCGTCTATCAGCCAGTGACCGTGAGAGGACATGGACAGAAGACATGACAAATGGAGACATCAGGTGTTCTGTCACGTGTGCATATTCTGATCACACTGGTTCTCTGATGGACACATTGTGCTGTATCATTTCTGGCATATTCTGAGCAAATtcctgtaatgtgtgtgtgtgtgtgtgtgtgtgtgtgtgtgggcggggTCACAGTGAGTGGGCAGTGGGGGTTCTTACATCATGTTTACTGGCTGATAATGAGGCCCAGCGGACTGCCTCATTAGGGCCAGGCCCAGGAGGACTGAGTCTGCGTGGACACCTGGACACTCTGGAGGCTCAAGCTGCTCTGCTAACAGGCCAATTAGCATGCTCTGCTGTCGCCATGGTCACTGCAGcaaacagagcagcttcagaaCCCCGCTCTGGGTGTTTATCCTCCCATGAAGTgaccacagtgacacacaaagtTCACCTGGAGGAAAGTTGTTTGTCAGTAAAAGTCTGATGTAATCACTGCGGCGCTGCTGTCAGGTCACCAGGGTTCACGTGTTCACAGCTACATGTTGACTTTGTAAACACAGCGTGATTTAATATTTAGAAATCTGATGTATTTATGAATCAATCAACACCAGATCAATGATCAGAAATCAGCCGTTAGCCACATTAGCATTGTAGCATTACATCATTAATTCCACACCACTGGACATAACACATTagtcatagactgtatataaagatggacgccaTGACAGCTCCACATAATTGAGGTCcaaacatctggatcgccccctgctggcaggctgcagtataggtcagtgtgtcagtggatGGGACACACACCAAACTAAAAGTTCTCCTCAAATACTGTCAGAGATGGTGTATGGCTCATTTATCATATTCATACTGTATTTAAGTTGTGATGGTTGGAtaaagaagcaggaagtgacCCCAGCAGCCAATGGACCATGAGAAGCATGAGGAGTGTTTGAGCAGAACAGCAACgatgcagctccacctcttgACCTCTAGTGTGCAGACTCTGGCTTCAAGATggcatctttttccaacatggcagtgcCCATGTTTTAGTCTCACTTTAATATATTACGCATAATATAGCAAAGCTCATTTTCAGTCAGGTGACAACATTAGCATGGAAGCTAAGCTAAAATGACTAGCTATGACTTACACTGCAGGGATCTGGTAGCTAATAAACCGACTTAAAGAACAGAAATGAATTAGACGCTGTCATCGATCAGCACCATAACACTGTGACCAGACACTGTGCCTGTCCCCCTATGGACTCCTCAGACCTCTGAAGGTGAGCTGTGTTTAAGTCCACTCAGCTGTGAGGTGGGCCTCCATGGATCAGACTGCTTTGTCCAGCCCGTCCCACACATGCTGGATCCGGCTGAGGTCTGGGCAGTTAGGAGGCTTCAGCACCTGGAACTGGTTGTTGTGCCAACCATTCCTGAACCATAGCTGCTTTATGTCAGGGAGCATCATCCTGCTGAAGGAGTCCATCAGGGACCACTGTGTCCATCAAAGGGTGGACATGGTCTGCAgcaatgctaagctagctgctgcGTGTCAAAGTAACATCCACATGAACAGCAGGACCCAAAGTGTCCCAGCAGAAcatcacacagagcagcacactgCCTCCACATCCTGGTTCCATGTGTCCCCTGGCTCAAAGACGCAGCTGGACGTCCACGCTATGTCAAAGAACCCCATCAgaccaccttcttcttctgatgtGTCAGCATGGACATTctgactgctctgtgtgtaccagaaccagctgcagcagctggtctCTTGGATCAGACCACATGGACCGGCCCTCACTCTTCCGATGGTACTGACCACTGCAGACCAGGAACACTCAGAGCTACAGATCTGACCCGGTCATCACAGTTTGGTCCTTGTCAAAGTTCAGATCCTTCTGCTGGACATCTAAGGACAAAATGTCAACTTTCTGCCTAATGTACTGACCCACAGAGGATTCATGAGAACCTGATCATCAGTGTGACGGCCCTGTCAGAGCTCAGAGTGATCCGTGaactttgttgtttgttgttgatgaACTTTTGGCTGTATGTTGTTGACACAGTGTGTCGGCCTCGTGACGGACCGTCGTCATGTTTGAGGCCAGCgtgtgctgtgattggctgcggTGAACAGTACCAGCAGATAGACGTTGGTAATGAGgtctcagtgctgctgtgggCGTCCACTCAGAACGTTTATATGAAGTGAGAGCAGACCGTCTCTGCTGAGCGttcagtctgtgtctgtctgatctgttctgtgaggATGAACCTTGGCAGTGCTGCTGGTCCTGATACTTTGATGTTCTGGTTCTGGGTTGTTCCACCTGTGCACACTGTGAGCCTCAGTCCACAGACCACAAGGTGACCGAAGGATAATGAACTCCACACAGGGCTCATCCTTCACACTGTCTGCCTACATGGACACGGGGCCTCTAAAGTACATGTACTTCATCATAATTCTGACTCTGTATGTTTTCATAGTGAGTGCTAACGTGCTGCTGATCGTGgtgatctgtgtgaacaggagCTTGCATGAGCCCATGTACATGTTCCTGTGCAGCCTGTTTGTCAATGAGCTGTACGGCAGCACAGGGATATttccctccctgctgctgcagatccTCTCTGACATCCACACCGTCTCTGCTCCGCTCTGCTTCCTGCAGGTCTTCTGTGTTCACTCTTACGGAGCGGTGGAGTATTTAAACCTAGCCGTCATGTCTTATGATCGGTATGTTGCTATCTGTTATCCTCTGCAATATAACACACGCATGACGCCTGCAAAGATCTCCATGCTGATCGCGGTGACCTGGTTGTATCCCTGCTTTGCAATGGTGGTCTCGCTGGCTCTGACCTcccctctgcagctgtgtggaaaCATCATCCAAAAAGTGTACTGTGACACCCACTCTGTGGTGAAGCTGGCCTGCTCAGACACCACCGTCACCAACATGTACGGACTCATGGCCACTTTCAGCACCATCCTGGGCTCTTTGGTTCTGATCCTGTTCACCTACATGAAGATCCTCCTGGTGTGTTTCTCTGGCTCTGAACAGACCCGTCAGAAGGCCGTCAGCACCTGCACGCCTCACCTGGCCTCCATCCTCAACTTCTCCTTCGGGGCCTGCTTTGAGATCCTTCAGagcaggttcaacatgagcagCGTGCCCAACATGCTGCGCATATTTCTATCTTTGTATTTTCTGACCTGCCAGCCTCTGTTTAACCCTTTAATGTATGGCCTGAAAATGTCCAAAATAAGAGCCACATGCAAAAGTCTGCTCACAGATATGATGTGGAAATAAagtcagcaggaagcagctatGTTTGGTGACTGAACACATCCAGTTATTCAACCTGTGAAGAAGCAGCttcttacatttatttatatacaacatatacacaATGTGCACAAGTAAAGAGACACCGTGTGCAGTCTGTTCTTAGTTCTAAATCCTAATGCTGCAGTCTATCAGCTGAGGATCGATTGCAtcgattgattgtccatgattaatccatcagtgtattctgacatttaatGGACAAACCAGTGAAGATGTCCTGTacatgttcctgtttccagactcactcagcactgctgctgcGTCAGAGCAGATCATCTTTGCACTTGTTTTGATCTGACCTCAGCgtcacctgacctctgacctcatcatCCTTCAGACTTTCCAAATGCTCCATGTGCTgcacaggaagcagaaacatggaggccagcagacagagggaggatgTCTGTCCACATACAGTCTTATGCAAAGGTTTGGGCACCGCTTaggaaaatcactgcatcagtgtgtcaCCTGCTGAGCTGTTTAACATGTGTTATACTTTATGGAAACAGAACCATTTCAGCAGAGACATCATTCTTATTGGcccaacagaaacatgtttatgtgcatAGATTTGGGCACCCCAAAGACATCATTGCATTAATATTTAGTAGAGCTTCTATTTGCTGCAGTAACAGCCTGTAGACGCCTCCTATAGCCACAGACAGGCCCAGAAGTCTGGCAggtggtattttggcccattcctccaaaACAGCTCCAGGTCAGTCAGGTTTATTGGCTTCTGCATAGACAGCCTGCTTCAAATAAATCCATACATTTGCAATGATGCAATGATGGTCTGAGGACTGGGATGGACATTTCAGAACATGGTACTTGTGCTTCAGCATGAATTCCTTGGTGGACTTTGGACAGTGCTTaggatcattgtcctgctgaaacATCCAACCTCGGCATAGCTTCAACTCTGAGACTGACTCTTGAACATTCTTGTCAAGAATGAATTCATGTGGCCCTAAACTTTAACAAGGTTTCCAGTACCTGTGCTGGCCACAcagccccagagcatgatgGACCCTCCACCAAATGTCACTGTAGGCAATAAGTTCCTCTCTGGAGTTCAGCGTTTCACACCATGCATGCCTCCTCTGGTTGTGATTAAACACCTCTATGtcagtctcatctgaccacagtACCTTTCCCAAAACGCTTCTTtcttgtccagatgtgcttttGCATGCCTCATGTGACTCTTCTTGTGACGAACACTCAGGAAAGGCTTTTTGTGCATCACCCTTCCATTGAGCTGAACAACTGCACCATCAGCAGCCAGATGTTCCTGTAGTTCTCTGGAGGTGGTCTGTGACCATCCTTCACCTGTGCCTCTCCTGTATTTGTTTCAGCCATCCACATCTTTCCTTCACAGTGGCTGCTCCTGTGACCTTCCATGTCTGCACTACACTTCTGAAAGTGGAGTCAGACAGTCCAAACAGTCCAGATCATTTCTGATACACTTCTCCTAATTCATTATTATGAATTATCTTAGTTTGTAGGTCAGTGGGGAGCTGTTTAAAGGCCTCCATATTTCCACTGTCCAAGAAAGAACCTGGGACAAGCAAAGTCAGCAGTTACCTGtgtctttgctgggctgccttaagcaatttccccattgtgggactaataaagatttcttaatcaaagcagttttgtgctgCAACCGGTCATCTACAAATCCCTCCAGGTCTGGAAGTGAACGTGACTATGAGGGTGCCCAAATTTATGCCCATGCCTTTTAttgtttaaatgcacataaaaatgtttgttgggccaataaaagttatttcactgctgaaatatttctgtttccaTAGCATATGTTAAACAAGGGGTtaaggggtgcccaaacttttgcataaGATTACTTTTGGCCACATCCTGATGGAAGGTTTGCcttgtaaaataactttgaTGCTATCAAAGAGAGTTTGAATGTGAACCAGACTTTGAAGCTGTGAGTCCACATGAAAGACGCACACATTCACAATGACGTGCTGGGATGAGTGTTGCACTGAAAGCCAGTGTCATGGGATGTGGGTCAGAGTTGTGTTGACACTAAGGTGAAGCTTCTTGATGAGGTCATGGTGCTGCTGTGGGCGTCTTTAAAGGTGTAAAGAGGAGCAGTGAGTCCTGACAGCAGCACACCATGTCACATGTTGTGttaagctgcagagacagaggtgaCTGCAGGGATGATGCTGTCTGCTTTCTGTGTGCTGAAGAACCTGTCATGTCTGAAAGTGAAGTGAAGGacgtgcagagctgcagctcgaGGTGACCTGCGGCTCGGGGTGACCTGCAGCTCGGGGTGACCTGCAGCTCGAGGTGACCTGCAGCTCGAGGTGACCTGCAGCTCGGGGTGTGCTCGGGGTGACCTGCGGCTCGAGGTGACCTGCGGCTCGGGGTGACCTGCAGCTCGGGGTGACCTGCAGCTCGGGGTGACCTGCGGCTCGAGGTGACCTGCGGCTCGGGGTGACCTGCAGCTCGAGGTGACCTGCGGCTCGGAGTGACCTGcagcgctgctgctgtgtgtctgcagccggCACGATGAACTCCACACAGCTTTCATATTTCATAATGGCTGCGTACTTTGACACTGGAACCTTTCGGTACCTGTGCTTCCTGATCGTGCTGTTGTTGTACATTTTTATCGTGTGTGTCAACGTGCTGCTGATCGTGgtgatctgtgtgaacaggagCTTGCATGAGCCCATGTACATGTTCCTGTGCAGCCTGTTTGTCAATGAGCTGTACGGCAGCACAGGCTTGTttccctccctgctgctgcagatccTCTCTGACATCCACACCGTCTCTGCTCCTGCATGCTTCCTGCAGATCTACTGCGTGCACACATACGGAGCGGTGGAATATTTAAACCTAGCCATCATGTCTTATGACCGATATCTGGCTATTTGTCATCCGCTGCAGTATAACACACGCATGACGTCTGACAGGATCATGGGGCTGATTGCTGTGACCTGGCTCTACCCACTGCTCGCCTGTATCTTAACCATACACCTGAACTCCCACGCAGAGCTGTGTGGGAACATCATCAACAAAGTGTACTGTGACAGCCACTCTGTGGTGAAGCTGGCCTGCTTTGACATATGGCAGGCTAACGCCTACGGACTCCTGGTGTCTTTTGGCACCATCTTTGGCTCGCTGGCGTTCATCCTGTTCACCTACATGAAGATCCTGCTGGTGTGTTTCAACGGCTCCAAACAGACGAGGCAGAAAGCCGTCAGCACCTGCACGCCTCACCTGGCCTCCATCCTCAACTTCTCTGTGGGGGCGAGCTTCGAGCTGATACAGagcaggttcaacatgagcagCGTGCCCCTCATGATGCGGATATTTCTGTCATTATACTTCCTGACCTGCCCGCCGCTCTTTAACCCCGTCATGTACGGCCTGAAAATGTCCAAGATCAGGCTGATAGGTCAGAGTCTGATGACACATGTGGCTGCTGAAAGCTAAAGATCAGACCTGTTTATTCCAGCCTGTGAAGTATTATTATGAATTATTCCTACAgcatataatattatataatccAGGGACACTGTAACGTCTCAATGTGTCCAGTCTGGAGAAGACGAGGATGTTTGTAGTCATCAGTGCCTCATATATCTGTACTGAGAGTGCTGACAGATGCTGGATGTGACGCCTGCTCTTCTGCAGCTGGAGGTAATAAAGACAGATCTCCTCTCATGTCTGTTTCTGATCTCTGGATCTTTAATGTCAAAtaaacactgtattgatcccagctcagtccagcactgcccgacacacacactctgttaaCACTGTGTTTACAGGCCCACCTAACacatgtgtgaatatgtgaCTGTGTGCACGACAAATATGAGAGGATGACTTCTTGTTCCAGTTCATTTAACCAGCTCATCATCATTGATCAGTAAAGCCACGATGAGCCTCAGACTGAAGCTTGAGGTCTAGTCTAAAAACATTTGCTCTTTCTTAAAGGTAAACTCAGTCTGGAACTTCTTCTTCAGGTGTGtttgtaaaacatttaatgTTTCCACCTTAACAGACACCTGTTAGCACGTAGCTTagcatcagctgctgcagaaagggttaaaaaataactgcagccacagaaaacaacatggtccctcacagacacacagtcagacagggGAGGCCATtcactctgctgcctgctgtcaGGGTGGGGCAAACATACATCTGAGGGTGGCTGTGAGCTGGGTGGTGTTTGGAGGGAGATTCATCACAGTGTGACCTCACTGAAGAGGTTTGGGCTCAGACACCCAGGTGTGCAGGGTAAAGATCTCAGAACTACAATTCTAACTAAAGCAGGACAGGAGgcggcctctcctcctgcacagGCTCtacctgtgacatcatcaccaggAGACCAGGCCAGGCCTTAGAAACCAGCCGTGTGTCATATGAAGGTCAGAGCGTTGACGACACATTCAGAGTGAGATGCAGTACATGAAACAGACCTGCAGGTCGGTAGCTGGTTAATAACTTGCTGCCAAAATGAACCACCTACAGTCTGTCACAGGTGGACTGTCAAAACATGTGTCCAACACTGTCCTCAATAACAGAGCCAAAGCTGCAGCTCACTTCTCAAACACAAATGTTCCAAGCAGCCCTCATGACATCGCAGACTTTATGTAGtaacagatgaacacacaccacaccagcTGAGGCTAATAAGCTGCATTAGATATGAAAGTCTTACATGTGGCTCTTATTTTGGACAGATTCAGGCCGTACATCACAGGGTTAAAGAGCGGCGGACATGTCAGGAAGTACAAGGACAGAAATATACGCAGCACGTTGGGCACGTCGCTCATGTTGAAGGAGAAGTTCGAGAAGGAGGCCAGCAGCCACAGAGGGAGGATGCCCGTCCACATACTTGTGGCCACATCCTGATGGAAGGTTTGCcttgtaaaataactttgaTGCTATCAAAGAGAGTTTGAATGTGAACCAGACTTTGAAGCTGACTGAGGTGATCAGCTGTGAGTCCACATGAAAGACGCACACATTCACAATGACGTGCTGGGATGAGTGTTGCACTGAAAGCCAGTGTCATGGGATGTGGGTCAGAGTTGTGTTGACACTAAGGGGAAGCTTCTTG
Protein-coding sequences here:
- the LOC114445194 gene encoding olfactory receptor 52E4-like; this translates as MENVSSSHRLFVLDGFSELGALRPVLFVPFSIMLVVSLSANSLLLYVVVSQRSLHSPMCVLIAGMACVDLSLPLFFVPHMLLSFLFDWKGITLIGCLLQMFFIHFVGTFQSTLLLWMALDRYFAICTPLYYHERMALPRFLKFVVPLVVRNVLLVSVVVVLAGRLWFCSQNVIHHCFCEHMALVELACGSTAVNSLVGLLTIFLILVLDFFLITASYIIIFISVLRSGTSGMKAFHTCGTHIVVIMVTLSVALISFLSYRIRNSLPASSRVFFSTMYPLFPSCFNPIIYGVRTTKIRQHILKTLMGCRFAHKVSDS
- the LOC114445196 gene encoding olfactory receptor 142-like gives rise to the protein MNSTQGSSFTLSAYMDTGPLKYMYFIIILTLYVFIVSANVLLIVVICVNRSLHEPMYMFLCSLFVNELYGSTGIFPSLLLQILSDIHTVSAPLCFLQVFCVHSYGAVEYLNLAVMSYDRYVAICYPLQYNTRMTPAKISMLIAVTWLYPCFAMVVSLALTSPLQLCGNIIQKVYCDTHSVVKLACSDTTVTNMYGLMATFSTILGSLVLILFTYMKILLVCFSGSEQTRQKAVSTCTPHLASILNFSFGACFEILQSRFNMSSVPNMLRIFLSLYFLTCQPLFNPLMYGLKMSKIRATCKSLLTDMMWK
- the LOC114445197 gene encoding olfactory receptor 142-like, which codes for MNSTQLSYFIMAAYFDTGTFRYLCFLIVLLLYIFIVCVNVLLIVVICVNRSLHEPMYMFLCSLFVNELYGSTGLFPSLLLQILSDIHTVSAPACFLQIYCVHTYGAVEYLNLAIMSYDRYLAICHPLQYNTRMTSDRIMGLIAVTWLYPLLACILTIHLNSHAELCGNIINKVYCDSHSVVKLACFDIWQANAYGLLVSFGTIFGSLAFILFTYMKILLVCFNGSKQTRQKAVSTCTPHLASILNFSVGASFELIQSRFNMSSVPLMMRIFLSLYFLTCPPLFNPVMYGLKMSKIRLIGQSLMTHVAAES